One genomic window of Burkholderia diffusa includes the following:
- a CDS encoding hydrolase, with protein sequence MSTASPPTSPLTGAPAPDDDSLRYRAPRWLPNSHAQTIVPALFARRPAVAYRRERWETPDHDFIDLDWVAHLDSAAPPPDAPLFVLFHGLEGSSGSHYALAMMAAARAKGWHAVVPHFRSCSGELNRQPRFYHLADSAEVDWILRRLAAQHRGPVVAAGVSLGGNVLLRWLGEHRSDTSIVHAAAAISTPIDVHAGGRALSQGFAMVYTRSFLKTLKRKALAKLDQYPGLFDRDAMLRAVTMRDFDEVVTAPLHGFANADDYWTQATTRPLLPAIDVPTLILNARNDPFLPESALPSAADVSPAVELDQPAHGGHAGFMTGPFPGRLDWLSARVFGYCSKFVDHG encoded by the coding sequence ATGAGTACGGCTTCTCCGCCCACCTCGCCGCTGACCGGGGCCCCGGCCCCCGACGACGATTCATTGCGCTATCGCGCACCGCGCTGGCTGCCGAACAGCCATGCCCAAACCATCGTGCCCGCGCTGTTCGCACGGCGTCCGGCCGTCGCGTACCGACGAGAGCGATGGGAAACCCCCGACCACGACTTCATCGATCTCGACTGGGTCGCGCATCTCGACAGTGCCGCGCCGCCGCCCGACGCGCCGCTGTTCGTGCTGTTCCACGGCCTCGAAGGCAGTTCCGGCTCGCACTACGCGCTGGCGATGATGGCCGCTGCGCGCGCGAAGGGCTGGCACGCGGTCGTCCCGCACTTTCGCAGCTGCAGCGGCGAGCTCAACCGGCAGCCGCGCTTCTACCATCTCGCCGACAGCGCCGAAGTCGACTGGATCCTGCGCCGGCTTGCCGCGCAGCATCGCGGGCCGGTCGTCGCGGCCGGCGTGTCGCTCGGCGGCAACGTGCTGCTGCGCTGGCTCGGCGAGCATCGCAGCGACACGTCGATCGTGCATGCGGCCGCCGCGATTTCGACGCCGATCGACGTGCACGCGGGCGGCCGCGCGCTGTCGCAAGGCTTCGCGATGGTCTATACGCGCAGCTTCCTGAAGACGCTGAAGCGCAAGGCGCTCGCGAAGCTCGATCAGTATCCGGGGCTATTCGACCGCGACGCGATGCTGCGCGCCGTGACGATGCGCGACTTCGACGAAGTCGTGACCGCGCCGCTGCACGGCTTCGCAAACGCAGACGACTACTGGACCCAGGCCACGACGCGCCCGCTGCTGCCCGCGATCGACGTGCCGACGCTGATCCTCAACGCCCGCAACGATCCGTTCCTGCCCGAATCCGCGCTGCCGAGCGCCGCCGACGTGTCGCCGGCTGTCGAGCTCGACCAGCCCGCGCACGGCGGCCATGCGGGGTTCATGACCGGGCCGTTCCCCGGGCGCCTCGACTGGCTTTCGGCGCGCGTGTTCGGCTATTGCTCGAAATTCGTCGACCATGGATGA
- a CDS encoding nuclear transport factor 2 family protein produces MPRFARLFEAAADTLNAYYQAVADANLDALLGLWIDEDFASCVWADGEHLHGLDQIRSGLANRLATRPVTIEPLDIRVYDSLGTVVYTIAEAHQQADLTAEPDMVFATYVMIHERGEWRIAHIHASPIPEQAAGQFAAKIRHGQGPLH; encoded by the coding sequence ATGCCACGTTTTGCCCGCCTTTTCGAAGCCGCTGCCGATACGCTGAACGCTTACTACCAGGCCGTCGCCGATGCCAATCTCGACGCGCTGCTGGGGTTGTGGATCGACGAGGACTTCGCCAGCTGCGTCTGGGCCGACGGCGAGCATCTGCACGGCCTCGACCAGATCCGCAGCGGGTTGGCGAACCGCCTCGCGACGCGTCCCGTGACGATCGAGCCGCTCGACATCCGCGTATACGACAGTCTCGGCACCGTCGTCTACACAATCGCCGAAGCGCACCAGCAGGCCGACCTGACGGCCGAACCGGACATGGTTTTTGCCACGTACGTGATGATCCACGAACGCGGCGAGTGGCGCATCGCGCATATTCACGCGAGCCCGATTCCCGAACAAGCGGCCGGACAATTCGCCGCGAAGATCCGTCACGGGCAGGGTCCGCTGCACTGA
- the waaF gene encoding lipopolysaccharide heptosyltransferase II translates to MRRALVIAPNWIGDALMAQPLFALLKKLHPRIAIDAVAPTWVAPVLERMPEIHDVYATDLAHGKLQLLRRWQLATDLRDVGYDAAYVLPNSLKSAVIPWLANIPLRIGYTGEHRYGLLNVRHANPDKSAERAPMTTHYAALAYAPGAKLPESMKTLPAPRLDADLNETARVSARFNLDTRKPLVVFCPGAEYGPAKRWPPEHFATLATIVHQSFPYTQIVALGSQKDAAAAQAIADHAPNVRNLCGQTSLSEACALIARANAVVTNDSGLMHVAAALRRPLVALYGSTDPRHTPPLSELAKVQWLHLECSPCFQRECPLGHLNCLRELGPEQVFGDLRGMLVGQR, encoded by the coding sequence ATGCGTCGAGCGCTGGTTATCGCACCGAACTGGATCGGTGACGCATTGATGGCGCAGCCGCTTTTTGCGCTGCTGAAGAAGCTCCATCCCCGCATCGCGATCGATGCCGTCGCGCCCACGTGGGTCGCGCCCGTGCTCGAGCGGATGCCCGAGATCCACGATGTCTACGCGACCGACCTCGCGCACGGCAAGCTGCAGCTGCTGCGCCGCTGGCAGCTCGCGACCGACCTGCGCGACGTCGGCTACGACGCGGCGTACGTGCTGCCCAATTCGCTGAAGTCCGCGGTGATCCCGTGGCTCGCGAACATCCCGCTACGTATCGGCTACACGGGCGAGCACCGCTACGGCCTGCTGAACGTGCGGCACGCGAACCCCGACAAGTCGGCCGAGCGTGCGCCGATGACGACCCACTACGCGGCGCTCGCGTATGCGCCGGGCGCGAAGCTGCCCGAGTCGATGAAGACGCTGCCCGCGCCGCGCCTCGACGCCGACCTGAACGAGACGGCGCGCGTGTCCGCACGTTTCAATCTCGATACGCGAAAGCCGCTCGTCGTGTTCTGCCCCGGCGCGGAATACGGCCCGGCCAAGCGCTGGCCGCCCGAGCATTTCGCGACGCTCGCGACGATCGTCCACCAGTCGTTCCCGTACACGCAGATCGTCGCGCTCGGTTCGCAGAAGGACGCCGCCGCCGCGCAGGCGATCGCCGACCACGCGCCGAACGTGCGCAATCTGTGCGGGCAGACGTCGCTGTCCGAGGCGTGCGCGCTCATCGCGCGCGCGAACGCGGTCGTGACCAACGATTCCGGGCTGATGCACGTCGCGGCCGCGTTGCGCCGGCCGCTCGTCGCGCTGTACGGCTCGACGGATCCGCGCCACACCCCTCCGCTGTCGGAGCTGGCGAAGGTACAATGGCTGCATCTCGAATGCAGTCCCTGCTTCCAACGCGAGTGCCCGCTCGGCCATCTGAACTGCCTGCGCGAACTCGGTCCCGAGCAGGTATTCGGCGATTTGCGCGGCATGCTCGTCGGGCAGCGCTGA